In Janthinobacterium sp. J1-1, a single genomic region encodes these proteins:
- the asnB gene encoding asparagine synthase (glutamine-hydrolyzing): MCGIAGLIFPSSDAGQLAALESMGRAIAHRGPDDTGVLQATTADGAWQVGLLHRRLSIIDIATGHQPLGNETGDVQIIFNGEIYNYQLLREELIALGHRFRTASDTETIVHAYVQWGEECVRHFRGMFAFAIWDARHNRLFMARDPFGKKPLFLWQHEGRLAFGSEIKALLALPGVAAHANEDAIWDYFAYRYVPGPATLFQGIRKLAPGSTATWENGVLRESVYYTPPDSRPRVASNLPADPVATFLEKLDESVRIRMISDVPFGAFLSGGIDSSAVVALMSRHAGVPVKTFSVGFKEGGFSELAYAADIARQFSTDHHELEVSVDQVIELLPDLVRFRDAPVAEPSDIPIYLLAKESRKTVKMVLTGEGSDEILGGYPKHVYERYAGSYQQLPGVLRRGLIEPAIGALPYRFRRAKTAIVNLGLEAFDERMPRWFGMMSDQERARLVAMPAPRRTQEAGLGCGGGDNSALRRILCFDQKSWLPDNLLERGDRMTMAASLEARMPFMDHELAAYVSTLPDDYRVRGRATKWILREAMKQLLPTAILERPKVGFRVPVNEWFRGPMKEYLYEHLTGASSRTRHYYHAQALQQVLAEHVKGRQNHEKLLWSLLTLEIWHRQYL; this comes from the coding sequence ATGTGCGGTATTGCCGGTTTGATCTTTCCCTCGTCCGACGCCGGCCAGCTGGCCGCGCTCGAGTCCATGGGGCGCGCCATCGCGCACCGCGGCCCCGATGACACCGGCGTGCTGCAGGCCACTACCGCCGACGGTGCCTGGCAGGTGGGCCTGCTGCACCGGCGCCTGTCGATTATCGATATTGCCACCGGCCACCAGCCGCTGGGCAACGAGACGGGTGACGTGCAGATCATCTTCAATGGCGAAATCTATAATTACCAGCTGCTGCGCGAGGAACTGATTGCGCTGGGCCACCGCTTCCGTACCGCTTCCGACACGGAAACCATCGTCCACGCCTACGTGCAGTGGGGCGAGGAGTGCGTGCGCCACTTCCGCGGCATGTTCGCGTTTGCCATCTGGGATGCGCGCCATAACCGCCTGTTCATGGCGCGCGACCCGTTCGGCAAGAAGCCGCTGTTCCTGTGGCAGCACGAAGGGCGGCTGGCCTTCGGTTCGGAAATCAAGGCGCTGCTGGCCTTGCCCGGCGTGGCCGCGCACGCCAATGAGGACGCGATTTGGGATTATTTCGCCTACCGTTATGTGCCCGGTCCCGCCACCCTGTTCCAGGGCATCAGGAAGCTGGCGCCCGGTTCCACCGCCACGTGGGAAAACGGCGTGCTGCGCGAGAGCGTGTATTACACGCCGCCCGACAGCCGGCCGCGCGTGGCAAGCAACTTGCCAGCCGATCCGGTCGCCACTTTCCTGGAAAAACTCGACGAATCCGTGCGCATCCGCATGATCTCGGACGTGCCCTTCGGCGCGTTTCTGTCGGGCGGCATCGATTCCTCGGCGGTGGTGGCGCTGATGTCGCGCCATGCCGGCGTGCCTGTGAAAACTTTTTCGGTCGGTTTCAAGGAGGGCGGTTTCAGCGAGCTGGCGTATGCGGCCGATATCGCGCGCCAGTTTTCCACCGATCACCATGAGCTGGAAGTGTCGGTCGACCAGGTGATCGAATTGCTGCCCGACCTGGTGCGCTTTCGCGACGCGCCGGTGGCCGAGCCGTCCGATATTCCCATCTATTTGCTGGCGAAGGAATCGCGCAAGACGGTCAAGATGGTGCTGACGGGCGAAGGTTCCGATGAAATCCTGGGGGGCTACCCCAAGCATGTGTACGAGCGCTATGCGGGCAGCTACCAGCAATTGCCCGGCGTGCTGCGGCGCGGCCTGATCGAGCCGGCCATCGGCGCCTTGCCGTATCGTTTTCGCCGCGCCAAGACGGCCATCGTCAACCTGGGCCTGGAAGCGTTCGACGAGCGCATGCCGCGCTGGTTCGGCATGATGTCGGACCAGGAAAGGGCGCGCCTGGTCGCCATGCCCGCGCCACGGCGCACGCAGGAGGCGGGTCTCGGCTGTGGCGGCGGCGACAACAGCGCGCTGCGCCGCATCCTGTGCTTCGATCAAAAAAGCTGGCTACCCGACAATCTGCTGGAACGGGGTGACCGCATGACCATGGCCGCCTCGCTCGAAGCGCGCATGCCCTTCATGGACCACGAGCTGGCCGCCTATGTGTCGACCCTGCCCGACGATTACCGCGTGCGCGGGCGCGCCACCAAGTGGATCCTTCGCGAAGCGATGAAGCAGCTGCTGCCGACGGCGATCCTGGAACGGCCGAAAGTGGGCTTTCGCGTGCCTGTCAACGAATGGTTCCGCGGCCCCATGAAAGAGTATCTGTACGAGCACCTGACGGGCGCCTCGTCGCGCACGCGCCACTACTACCATGCGCAAGCGCTGCAGCAGGTGCTGGCCGAGCACGTGAAAGGGCGGCAAAACCACGAGAAGCTGCTGTGGAGCTTGCTGACCCTGGAAATCTGGCATCGCCAGTATCTGTGA
- a CDS encoding glycosyltransferase family 4 protein yields MTTVMLLGPALDAVSGVTTHLNQLFHCSLARDFQLVHFQVGSEGRRESRLHKLLRFAWSPFQFLQALRVQQPQIVHINTSMEQKSYWRDLAYLLVAKAMGKRVLYQVHGGALPQVFFGGKPLLTGLLRRVLHLPDAVVLLAQCELRGYRSFDASLPLEVIPNAIDAGQDAGEKPQSPQSPLSLVYVGRLAASKGLFELVEALALARAAGSTATLALAGSGPAQAALRARVAALRLEGQVSFLGPVFGAAKNALWRGADVFGFPTHHEGLPYALLESMAARTPVLICPVGAIPDVVQDGVHGLFVPPRDPQALADAIVRLDRDRALLRRMGQACRERIDSHYAVERLAHDFRRVYRALLAPPASE; encoded by the coding sequence ATGACTACTGTAATGCTGCTGGGACCTGCCCTCGATGCCGTCAGCGGCGTGACGACGCATTTGAATCAATTGTTTCATTGTTCGCTGGCGCGCGACTTTCAACTGGTGCATTTCCAGGTGGGCAGCGAGGGGCGGCGCGAGTCGCGCCTGCACAAACTGCTGCGCTTCGCCTGGAGCCCATTCCAGTTCCTGCAGGCCTTGCGCGTGCAGCAGCCGCAGATCGTGCATATCAATACGTCGATGGAGCAGAAAAGTTACTGGCGCGACCTGGCCTATTTGCTAGTGGCCAAGGCCATGGGCAAGCGCGTGCTGTACCAGGTGCATGGCGGCGCCTTGCCGCAGGTGTTTTTTGGCGGCAAACCTTTGTTGACGGGGCTGCTGCGCCGCGTGCTGCATTTGCCCGACGCGGTGGTGCTGCTGGCGCAATGCGAGTTGCGCGGCTACCGCAGTTTCGATGCCAGCTTGCCGCTGGAGGTGATCCCGAACGCCATCGACGCGGGGCAGGACGCGGGCGAGAAGCCGCAATCGCCGCAATCGCCGCTGTCGCTGGTGTACGTGGGGCGCCTGGCCGCAAGCAAGGGCTTGTTCGAACTGGTCGAGGCGCTGGCGCTGGCGCGCGCGGCGGGCAGCACGGCCACGCTGGCGCTGGCCGGCAGCGGCCCGGCGCAAGCGGCCTTGCGTGCGCGCGTGGCTGCCTTGCGGCTGGAGGGGCAGGTCAGCTTCCTGGGCCCCGTGTTTGGCGCGGCCAAGAACGCCTTGTGGCGCGGCGCCGATGTGTTCGGTTTTCCCACGCATCACGAAGGATTGCCGTATGCTTTGCTGGAAAGCATGGCCGCGCGCACGCCGGTGCTGATCTGCCCGGTGGGCGCGATTCCGGACGTGGTGCAAGATGGCGTGCACGGCCTGTTCGTGCCGCCGCGCGATCCGCAGGCGCTGGCCGACGCCATCGTGCGCCTCGATCGCGACCGGGCCCTGTTGCGGCGCATGGGCCAGGCCTGCCGCGAGCGCATCGATAGTCACTACGCGGTCGAGCGCCTGGCGCACGATTTCCGGCGCGTCTATCGCGCCTTGCTGGCGCCGCCAGCGTCAGAATAG